In Leptodesmis sichuanensis A121, the following are encoded in one genomic region:
- a CDS encoding glycosyltransferase family 4 protein, producing MRVAYVTPFDARTLSVPNNWSGTGYYIAQAIKQQSVSLDYIGPLEDRLPLRILGKCKSRYYKILRKNYVKYIEPLVLKDYAAQISKKIRYSQPDIVFSASSDSVAYLECDQPITFWADATFANLIDFYPAYSNLCKESLKTAHLTQNISLEKSKLAIYSSEWAAQTAINYYNADPKKVKVVPFGANIESIKSIDEIRASIEARPIDKCKLLFLGVDWFRKGGDVALEVAKRLNDSGLNTELTLVGCQPPDQEPLPSFVKPLGFISKASTDGKSKIYQLIADSHFLILPSIADCTPIVFCEANALGVPCISRRVGGIPTMIKDDLNGKLFDRDADPSEYCEYIHNVFTDYAKYKELALSAFHEYESRLNWRVAGKAVKELLMSIV from the coding sequence ATGAGAGTGGCTTATGTTACTCCTTTTGATGCAAGAACTTTGAGTGTTCCAAACAACTGGTCTGGAACTGGCTACTACATAGCCCAAGCGATAAAACAACAATCAGTTTCTCTTGATTATATTGGTCCCCTGGAAGACAGGCTTCCACTTAGGATTCTTGGTAAGTGTAAAAGTCGTTACTATAAAATTTTGAGAAAAAACTATGTGAAGTATATCGAACCTTTAGTTTTGAAAGACTATGCAGCCCAGATTTCTAAGAAGATTCGTTATAGCCAACCTGATATAGTTTTTAGCGCATCCAGCGACTCTGTTGCTTATCTTGAATGTGATCAACCAATTACTTTTTGGGCGGATGCAACTTTCGCCAATCTAATAGATTTTTATCCTGCATATAGTAATCTCTGTAAAGAATCGCTTAAAACTGCTCATTTGACTCAAAATATTAGCCTAGAGAAGTCTAAGTTAGCGATATATTCTTCCGAGTGGGCTGCCCAAACTGCCATTAATTATTACAATGCTGATCCTAAGAAGGTCAAAGTTGTGCCCTTTGGAGCCAATATCGAAAGCATAAAAAGCATTGATGAAATTAGAGCTTCCATTGAAGCTAGACCAATTGATAAGTGCAAGCTTCTATTTTTAGGCGTTGATTGGTTCCGTAAGGGAGGGGATGTTGCTCTAGAGGTAGCTAAGCGGTTAAATGATTCGGGTTTAAACACAGAACTAACCTTGGTAGGTTGTCAACCACCTGACCAAGAACCATTGCCTAGCTTTGTGAAACCGCTGGGCTTTATTAGTAAAGCCAGCACCGATGGAAAGAGCAAGATATACCAGCTTATAGCCGATTCCCACTTTTTAATTTTGCCTTCGATCGCAGATTGTACTCCAATTGTCTTTTGCGAAGCAAATGCACTGGGAGTACCCTGTATTTCTAGAAGGGTGGGTGGAATTCCAACCATGATCAAAGATGATTTGAACGGAAAATTATTTGATAGAGATGCCGATCCCAGCGAGTACTGTGAATATATCCACAATGTATTTACAGATTATGCTAAGTACAAAGAGCTGGCACTTTCAGCTTTTCATGAATACGAATCACGTTTGAATTGGCGAGTGGCAGGTAAAGCAGTTAAAGAACTGCTAATGTCTATTGTGTGA